One stretch of Variovorax sp. 54 DNA includes these proteins:
- the aroC gene encoding chorismate synthase — protein sequence MSGNTFGTLFAVTNFGESHGPAIGCVIDGCPPGMALSEADIQGDLDRRRPGTSRHVTQRNEPDAVQILSGVYEGKTTGTPIALLIQNTDQRSKDYGQIAQQFRPGHADFTYWKKYGIRDPRGGGRSSARLTAPMVAAGAVAKKWLAEKYGMVFRGCMTQIGEIAIPFENWDHVPNNPFFAPIADVSALEDYMDRLRKAGDSCGARIGVTATNVPVGLGEPLFDKLDAEIAYAMMGINAVKAVEIGAGFDSITQRGTTHGDSITPTGFLSNNAGGILGGISSGQDLEVSIAIKPTSSIISPRQSIDVNNNPVEVITKGRHDPCVGIRATPIAEAMLALVVMEHVLRNRAQCGDVNPPAEKTEAASPQSSFL from the coding sequence ATGAGCGGCAACACCTTCGGAACTCTCTTCGCGGTCACCAATTTCGGCGAGTCGCACGGCCCGGCCATCGGCTGCGTGATCGACGGCTGCCCCCCGGGCATGGCCCTGAGCGAGGCCGACATCCAGGGCGACCTCGACCGTCGTCGCCCCGGCACCAGCCGCCACGTCACCCAGCGCAACGAGCCCGACGCGGTGCAAATCCTGTCCGGCGTCTACGAAGGCAAGACCACCGGCACGCCGATCGCGCTGCTGATCCAGAACACCGACCAGCGCAGCAAGGACTACGGGCAGATCGCCCAGCAGTTCCGCCCCGGCCACGCCGACTTCACCTACTGGAAGAAATACGGCATCCGCGATCCGCGCGGCGGCGGGCGCTCTTCGGCGCGCCTCACCGCGCCCATGGTCGCGGCCGGCGCGGTCGCCAAGAAGTGGCTGGCCGAAAAATACGGGATGGTGTTCCGCGGCTGCATGACGCAGATCGGCGAAATCGCCATTCCCTTCGAGAACTGGGACCACGTCCCGAACAACCCCTTCTTCGCCCCCATCGCCGACGTGAGCGCGCTGGAGGACTACATGGACCGCCTGCGCAAGGCCGGCGACTCGTGCGGCGCGCGCATCGGCGTCACGGCCACGAACGTGCCCGTGGGCCTGGGCGAGCCGCTGTTCGACAAGCTCGACGCCGAGATCGCCTACGCCATGATGGGCATCAACGCGGTGAAGGCCGTGGAAATCGGCGCCGGCTTCGACAGCATCACGCAGCGTGGCACCACGCACGGCGACTCGATCACGCCGACCGGTTTTCTCAGCAACAACGCGGGCGGCATTCTGGGCGGCATCAGCTCGGGGCAAGACCTCGAGGTGAGCATCGCGATCAAGCCCACCAGCTCGATCATCAGCCCGCGTCAGTCGATCGACGTGAACAACAACCCCGTCGAAGTCATCACCAAGGGCCGCCATGACCCCTGCGTGGGCATCCGCGCCACGCCCATCGCCGAAGCCATGCTCGCGCTGGTGGTGATGGAACACGTGCTGCGCAACCGCGCGCAGTGCGGCGACGTGAACCCGCCCGCCGAGAAGACCGAAGCTGCGTCGCCGCAGTCGTCCTTCCTGTAG
- a CDS encoding MFS transporter produces the protein MSTPPPVAAGRGHLLAFAGLSASYFAHIGFFNPYLPLWLKDLGLPIFTISLLASVQSITRVFAPYAWGALSDHTGQRVKLLRFSAAVALASSFGLWWHGGAWWLALVLLVMFTHTSSMMSLTEAAMAQIVAGDWGRYGRIRLCGSAGFLVTVFVAGEWFERFGMKHFPYWAAGTLAVVLIATMKLPDVREPPAAHDAVKEPIGPVLRIPAVRWFFASLFFQVMSHFSVYAFFSLYLDSIGYGKSTIGLLWALSVVAEIVWFFLQGRLIGLLPMPRWMLVCGIAGVARLGLTAGLGGFIAALVIAQWLHALSFAAHHTACIAVVSRRFPGHLRGRGQALFTVIGYGFGGVLGVLLGGAVAQELGYRVMFALAAVLAVAGTLCAWRMVVLEPPGRSKPV, from the coding sequence GTGTCGACGCCGCCACCTGTGGCCGCCGGGCGCGGCCACCTGTTGGCATTTGCTGGCCTGTCGGCCAGCTACTTCGCGCACATCGGTTTCTTCAATCCGTACCTGCCGCTGTGGCTCAAGGACCTGGGCCTGCCGATCTTCACGATCAGCCTGCTGGCCTCGGTGCAATCGATCACGCGCGTCTTCGCGCCCTATGCCTGGGGCGCGCTCAGCGACCACACCGGCCAGCGCGTGAAGCTGCTGCGCTTCAGTGCCGCGGTGGCGCTGGCCAGCTCCTTCGGGCTGTGGTGGCACGGCGGCGCGTGGTGGCTCGCGCTCGTGCTGCTCGTGATGTTCACGCACACCAGCTCGATGATGTCGCTCACCGAGGCCGCCATGGCGCAGATCGTCGCGGGCGACTGGGGCCGCTACGGGCGCATCCGCCTGTGCGGCTCGGCCGGCTTTTTGGTCACCGTGTTCGTCGCGGGCGAGTGGTTCGAGCGCTTCGGCATGAAGCACTTCCCGTACTGGGCGGCCGGCACGCTGGCCGTGGTGCTGATCGCCACGATGAAGCTGCCCGACGTGCGCGAGCCGCCGGCCGCGCACGACGCCGTGAAGGAGCCCATCGGCCCCGTGCTGCGCATCCCCGCCGTGCGCTGGTTCTTTGCCTCGCTGTTCTTCCAGGTGATGTCGCACTTCTCGGTGTACGCGTTCTTCTCGCTGTACCTCGATTCGATCGGCTACGGCAAGAGCACCATCGGCCTCTTGTGGGCGTTGTCGGTGGTGGCCGAGATCGTCTGGTTCTTTTTGCAGGGCCGGCTCATCGGTCTGTTGCCGATGCCGCGCTGGATGCTGGTGTGCGGAATCGCCGGCGTGGCGCGGCTCGGGCTCACGGCCGGGCTCGGCGGTTTCATCGCGGCGCTGGTCATTGCGCAGTGGCTGCACGCCCTGAGCTTCGCGGCGCACCACACGGCCTGCATCGCCGTGGTGTCGCGCCGTTTCCCCGGCCACCTGCGCGGACGCGGGCAGGCGCTGTTCACGGTGATCGGCTACGGCTTCGGCGGTGTGCTGGGCGTGCTGCTCGGCGGGGCGGTGGCGCAGGAGCTGGGCTACCGCGTCATGTTCGCGCTGGCGGCGGTGCTGGCTGTGGCGGGGACGCTGTGCGCTTGGCGGATGGTGGTGCTCGAGCCGCCGGGGCGGTCGAAGCCCGTCTGA
- a CDS encoding prepilin peptidase — MQSNIEVLVAYALGGGAFAAFALLPWIRRIPLDMHRVWASEYQNYQPFLRDTSELDISKASKFAIVIGAALLCLGLALVRGASLDTAMLCMLLLGWILLTAINVRHELLPDRILLALLWLGLLYRASTGPASDNVLGAVSGYLAPWLVTMAVRSNTGRDIVGHGDLKAFAVAGAWFGWAALPTVYVAFVVASLLTAIVFALRDAHHKRAVPSGPAHMAAAMVAMLGYRIF, encoded by the coding sequence ATGCAATCGAACATCGAGGTCCTTGTGGCCTATGCCCTCGGCGGCGGCGCCTTTGCCGCCTTTGCCCTGCTGCCATGGATACGGCGCATCCCGCTCGACATGCACAGGGTGTGGGCCAGCGAATACCAGAACTACCAGCCCTTCCTGCGCGACACATCCGAACTCGACATTTCCAAAGCGAGCAAATTCGCCATCGTCATCGGCGCCGCATTGCTCTGCCTCGGCCTCGCACTCGTGCGCGGCGCATCGTTAGACACGGCGATGCTGTGCATGCTGCTGCTCGGATGGATCCTGCTGACGGCAATCAACGTCCGCCACGAGCTGCTTCCGGACCGAATCCTGCTCGCGCTGCTATGGCTGGGGCTGCTCTACCGAGCCTCCACGGGGCCAGCCTCGGACAATGTGCTCGGCGCGGTGTCGGGGTACCTCGCGCCATGGCTGGTGACGATGGCGGTGCGCTCCAATACGGGCCGGGACATCGTGGGCCATGGCGACCTCAAGGCCTTCGCCGTGGCTGGCGCCTGGTTCGGGTGGGCCGCGCTGCCGACGGTGTATGTCGCGTTCGTGGTGGCCTCATTGCTGACGGCAATCGTGTTCGCACTGCGAGACGCGCATCACAAAAGAGCCGTGCCGTCCGGTCCGGCACACATGGCGGCAGCGATGGTGGCAATGCTGGGGTATCGGATCTTCTGA
- a CDS encoding site-2 protease family protein: MIALLCAVVTCVGLHVSSAVFLADQLKIKVREVSIGFGPVLARFGRVTLRPFLFGGSVRFKDSEVESIDPDDMHDAFDAQPLAARLAVGASGCIALVLVAVATLRLDGLRAFASGFMQIVSGAFSPLCDAQELLAQMHLASTTLPFVSLLGLTAAKFAALNLLPSPATNGGFLIRTAFLRTRLFRRWPSRMTSLCEVAYLGLLLSWLCALLVYLTQSGAIDLHMLTGK, from the coding sequence ATGATCGCCTTGCTTTGCGCCGTTGTGACCTGCGTCGGTCTCCATGTGTCATCGGCGGTATTCCTTGCCGACCAACTGAAGATCAAGGTGCGGGAGGTGTCGATCGGCTTCGGGCCTGTGCTCGCGCGGTTCGGCCGTGTCACGCTCAGACCGTTTCTCTTCGGCGGTTCCGTGAGGTTCAAGGACTCCGAGGTGGAATCCATCGATCCTGATGACATGCACGATGCTTTCGATGCACAGCCGCTGGCGGCACGGCTTGCGGTCGGCGCCTCAGGCTGTATCGCGCTGGTCCTGGTGGCCGTGGCGACGCTGCGTCTGGACGGTCTGCGCGCCTTCGCCAGTGGCTTCATGCAGATCGTCAGCGGCGCATTTTCTCCGCTCTGCGACGCGCAGGAACTGCTGGCACAGATGCATCTTGCGAGCACCACGCTGCCCTTTGTCTCGCTCCTCGGCCTCACGGCCGCCAAGTTCGCAGCGTTGAACCTGCTTCCCTCGCCGGCGACCAACGGCGGATTCCTGATCCGGACGGCCTTCTTGCGTACCCGGCTCTTCAGACGCTGGCCATCGCGAATGACTTCGCTCTGCGAGGTCGCCTACCTCGGGTTGCTGCTTTCATGGCTGTGCGCCCTGCTGGTCTACCTGACGCAGTCAGGCGCCATCGACCTTCACATGCTCACCGGGAAGTAA
- a CDS encoding TonB family protein, translating to MNDVPGFLLALGLRPDADERAIRRAYASELKKIDQEAEAEAFQRLRETYEAALTWARHKPQTDAPVAQEPPPEPAESEAQNVHSSPIDATPAGPPSAAPQATSPHESAHAVVAAFAGRLAEHPPRSIDDAATLLNTSLEDDRLLDMDARFLFEANVAHILASGWQAGHEHLFEAAAEAFEWRKDSARLQRLGKAGQVVDAAIVEQHAHADLPTAHRELQLKYLDLLRRRSNPGEEAVTLGLDHVLHAAGLFPNWVRLTSKTENIVAWQKVDADTASSAFGPSPRRASPATDAPHTPLKPSQLVAWFAIFCVGSMLFVLLQSAFKWQGEKMPTSGPLASQAVQAPPQRAAPPATAIPTSPTPPSFTAPRASVALSDAPRAEYSVAPRPVYPSLSKRFGEQGKVLVKVLPDSDGVVRGIRVAQSSGYERLDAAAVDAVKAARLVIPKDKADKTGSTWYMAPINFVLNDGAQPAARRDWGQMVAAAVRPNIIFAADVRGNPTVEFTLDLAPSGKILNATLLKSSGIPEWDNAALRAIRKTEYMPLPDQGAVPSQMVLALRPKNS from the coding sequence ATGAACGACGTACCGGGCTTTCTGCTCGCACTGGGCCTGCGGCCGGACGCCGACGAGCGCGCGATCCGGCGCGCCTACGCATCCGAACTGAAAAAGATCGATCAAGAAGCCGAGGCAGAGGCCTTCCAACGCCTGCGAGAGACCTATGAAGCAGCCTTGACCTGGGCGCGCCACAAGCCTCAGACCGATGCGCCTGTCGCGCAGGAGCCCCCGCCGGAGCCCGCAGAGTCCGAGGCACAGAACGTGCATTCCAGCCCGATCGATGCAACACCTGCAGGGCCGCCCTCCGCAGCCCCCCAGGCCACCTCGCCCCACGAGAGCGCACACGCGGTGGTCGCGGCATTCGCCGGCCGACTTGCCGAACACCCGCCCCGCTCGATCGACGACGCGGCAACGCTGCTGAATACCTCGCTGGAAGACGATCGCCTGCTCGACATGGACGCCCGCTTCCTGTTCGAAGCCAACGTGGCGCACATCCTGGCCAGCGGTTGGCAGGCGGGGCACGAGCACCTGTTCGAGGCGGCCGCCGAAGCCTTCGAGTGGCGCAAGGATTCCGCCCGGCTGCAGCGGCTGGGCAAGGCTGGCCAGGTGGTGGATGCCGCCATCGTGGAGCAGCACGCCCACGCAGATCTGCCCACCGCGCACCGCGAACTGCAACTGAAGTATCTCGACCTGCTGCGCAGACGGTCCAACCCCGGCGAAGAGGCGGTGACGCTCGGTCTCGATCATGTCCTGCACGCGGCGGGGCTCTTTCCCAACTGGGTGCGGCTGACGTCCAAGACCGAGAACATCGTAGCTTGGCAGAAGGTCGACGCCGACACGGCAAGCTCGGCCTTCGGACCGAGCCCTCGCCGCGCATCACCTGCGACCGACGCACCACACACACCGCTGAAGCCGTCTCAACTGGTGGCCTGGTTCGCCATCTTCTGTGTCGGCTCGATGCTGTTCGTGTTGCTGCAGTCGGCTTTCAAGTGGCAGGGCGAAAAGATGCCGACCTCGGGGCCACTCGCCTCGCAAGCAGTCCAGGCCCCACCCCAGCGCGCCGCACCGCCTGCGACAGCCATCCCGACCTCGCCCACCCCACCGTCCTTCACGGCGCCCCGCGCCAGCGTCGCCCTGTCCGACGCACCGAGGGCCGAATACAGCGTGGCGCCCCGCCCCGTCTACCCGTCGTTGTCGAAACGGTTCGGCGAACAGGGCAAGGTCCTCGTGAAGGTGCTACCCGATAGCGACGGCGTCGTCCGGGGCATCCGCGTGGCGCAGAGCTCCGGCTACGAGCGGCTCGACGCCGCGGCCGTCGATGCGGTCAAGGCCGCCCGACTCGTGATCCCCAAGGACAAAGCCGACAAGACGGGCTCCACCTGGTACATGGCGCCCATCAATTTCGTGCTGAACGACGGCGCACAACCCGCCGCGCGAAGGGACTGGGGCCAGATGGTGGCGGCGGCGGTCAGGCCTAACATCATCTTTGCAGCGGACGTACGGGGCAATCCCACGGTGGAGTTCACCCTGGACCTAGCTCCGAGCGGAAAGATCCTGAACGCGACCCTATTGAAATCCAGCGGCATTCCCGAATGGGACAACGCGGCGCTGCGCGCGATCCGCAAGACCGAGTACATGCCACTGCCCGATCAGGGAGCAGTGCCCTCCCAGATGGTGTTGGCTCTGCGCCCCAAGAATTCATGA
- a CDS encoding molecular chaperone HscC yields the protein MIVGIDLGTTNSLVAVWRDGKSVLIPNGLGEYLTPSCVSLDEDDTVLVGKAARERLQTHPDRTAAVFKRYMGSNKTVRLGKRSFRPEELSALVLRSLKADAEAMLGVPILEAVITVPAYFSDAQRKATRAAGELAGLKVDRLLNEPTAAALAYGMHNMGAETRFLVFDLGGGTFDVSILEMFEGVMEVRASAGDNFLGGEDFVESLITLFFERNALPASLRSNAQFMQRLAAQTEAAKQALSLHPRAEIVVAHEAVQHRLAIDEALLEQACAPLLKRLRAPVERALRDANLRAAELDAVVLAGGATRMPVVRRLATTMFGRFPSIDFNPDEVVALGAAVQAGLKAKDAALKEVVMTDVAPYSLGVAVSHRLGANTSSHGHFDPIIERNSTVPVSRSKTYIPGSDAQAAIELQVFQGESRMVRDNVHLGNLEVPLPPGPIQESVVEVRFTYDVNGLLQVEATVQKTQQTFGLLIEGNPGLLTDAEIKERLQALSELKIHPRDRIENRTLLARGERVYQQLRGEVREWLGVCIAEFERVLATQDKRLIAPAHRQFQEQLDHIERDSHLAD from the coding sequence ATGATCGTAGGCATTGACCTGGGCACCACCAACAGCCTGGTGGCGGTGTGGAGGGATGGAAAGTCCGTTCTGATTCCCAACGGGCTGGGCGAATACCTGACGCCGTCGTGCGTCAGCCTCGACGAGGACGACACCGTGCTCGTCGGCAAGGCCGCCAGGGAGCGACTTCAGACGCATCCGGATCGCACCGCCGCCGTCTTCAAGCGCTACATGGGCAGCAACAAGACGGTGCGTCTGGGCAAGCGCAGCTTCAGGCCCGAGGAGCTCTCGGCACTGGTGTTGCGTTCACTCAAGGCCGATGCCGAAGCCATGCTGGGCGTGCCGATTCTTGAAGCCGTCATCACCGTGCCCGCGTATTTTTCGGATGCGCAACGCAAAGCCACGCGCGCCGCGGGCGAACTCGCCGGCCTGAAGGTCGACCGGTTGTTGAACGAGCCCACCGCCGCAGCGCTCGCCTACGGCATGCACAACATGGGCGCCGAGACGCGTTTTCTGGTGTTCGACCTTGGCGGCGGCACTTTCGACGTGTCGATCCTCGAAATGTTCGAAGGCGTGATGGAGGTCCGCGCGTCGGCGGGCGACAACTTCCTGGGCGGCGAGGACTTCGTCGAGTCGCTGATCACCCTCTTCTTCGAACGCAACGCACTGCCCGCGAGCCTGCGCAGCAACGCGCAGTTCATGCAGCGCTTGGCCGCACAAACCGAGGCCGCAAAACAAGCGCTGAGCCTGCATCCACGCGCCGAAATCGTCGTCGCGCACGAGGCCGTGCAGCACCGGCTCGCGATCGACGAAGCGCTGCTCGAACAAGCCTGCGCACCGCTGCTCAAGCGGTTGCGCGCGCCGGTCGAGCGCGCGCTGCGCGACGCCAATCTGCGCGCAGCGGAGCTGGACGCGGTCGTTCTCGCGGGAGGAGCCACACGCATGCCCGTCGTGCGACGACTCGCCACCACGATGTTCGGACGCTTCCCATCCATCGACTTCAACCCCGACGAAGTCGTTGCACTGGGCGCCGCCGTGCAGGCCGGCCTCAAGGCCAAGGATGCGGCGCTGAAGGAAGTGGTGATGACCGACGTCGCGCCCTACTCGCTCGGCGTCGCGGTGAGCCATCGACTGGGCGCCAACACCTCGTCGCACGGGCATTTCGACCCCATCATCGAGCGCAACAGCACGGTGCCGGTCAGCCGCTCGAAGACGTACATTCCCGGCTCCGACGCGCAGGCCGCCATCGAACTGCAGGTGTTCCAGGGAGAGTCACGCATGGTGCGCGACAACGTGCACCTGGGCAATCTCGAAGTGCCGCTGCCACCCGGACCCATTCAGGAGTCGGTGGTGGAGGTTCGCTTCACCTACGACGTCAATGGCCTACTGCAGGTCGAGGCGACGGTGCAGAAGACGCAGCAAACCTTCGGCCTCCTGATTGAAGGCAACCCGGGGCTGCTGACCGACGCGGAGATCAAGGAGCGGCTGCAGGCATTGAGCGAACTCAAGATCCACCCACGCGACCGCATCGAAAACCGCACGCTGCTCGCACGCGGCGAACGGGTCTACCAGCAACTGCGCGGCGAGGTGCGCGAATGGCTGGGTGTCTGCATCGCGGAGTTCGAACGCGTGCTGGCTACGCAGGACAAGCGGCTCATCGCACCGGCGCATCGCCAATTTCAGGAGCAGCTGGACCACATCGAGCGCGACAGCCATCTGGCGGACTGA
- a CDS encoding bifunctional aspartate transaminase/aspartate 4-decarboxylase, which translates to MDFGDVKKLGGLSPFELKDALIQVARQSDRLMLNAGRGNPNFLATTPRHGFFQFGLFAMTEAERSYIYMADVGGFPQREGIESRFEIFAKSHAGEPGVRFIEAAVSYVRDQLGLSAGDFIYEMCEAILGCNYPVPDRMLRLSEIIVGQYIHKEMINTHPFVGRFDMYAVEGGTAAMTYLFNSLRENHLLSPGDTIALGMPIFTPYIEIPHLNDYQLIEALIDAPSENNWQFTKRELQKLLDPKVKAFFLCNPSNPPSVKISDEVLGYIVDIVKQRPDLIILTDDVYGTFADNFTSLFAMCPHNTILVYSFSKYFGATGWRMGVVATHEDNILDRKIAALPEAKRRELDARYSSITTEPRKLKFIDRLVADSRTVALNHTAGLSTPVQAQMVMFSLFCLMDEGETYKKSMKHIVSRRKEALYRELGLPLPPDPNSVSYYHLLDLQDIATQMHGERFGKWILTKLQPNEALFRIASETSIVLLPGRGFGGKHPSGRVSLANLNEYDYANIGRSLRKMASEYFAMFEKETGGSGKERSAGKAAKGGIGKTTVVKPAKRSKK; encoded by the coding sequence TGGGCTGAGCCCGTTCGAACTGAAGGATGCGCTGATCCAGGTCGCACGACAGAGTGACCGGCTCATGCTCAACGCCGGCCGCGGCAACCCGAACTTCCTGGCCACCACCCCGCGCCACGGCTTCTTCCAGTTCGGCCTGTTCGCCATGACCGAGGCCGAGCGCTCGTACATCTACATGGCCGACGTGGGCGGCTTTCCGCAGCGCGAAGGCATCGAATCGCGCTTCGAGATCTTTGCCAAGTCGCATGCGGGCGAGCCCGGCGTGCGCTTTATCGAGGCGGCCGTGTCGTACGTGCGCGACCAGCTGGGCTTGTCGGCCGGCGACTTCATCTACGAGATGTGCGAGGCCATCCTGGGCTGCAACTACCCGGTGCCCGACCGCATGCTGCGCCTGTCCGAGATCATCGTGGGCCAGTACATCCACAAGGAGATGATCAACACCCACCCCTTCGTGGGCCGGTTCGACATGTACGCGGTGGAAGGCGGCACCGCCGCCATGACCTACCTGTTCAACAGCCTGCGCGAGAACCATCTGCTGTCGCCCGGCGACACCATCGCGCTGGGCATGCCGATCTTCACGCCCTACATCGAGATCCCGCACCTGAACGACTACCAGCTCATCGAGGCGCTGATCGACGCACCGTCGGAGAACAACTGGCAGTTCACGAAGAGGGAGCTGCAGAAACTGCTCGACCCGAAAGTCAAGGCCTTCTTCCTGTGCAACCCGAGCAACCCGCCGTCGGTGAAGATCAGCGACGAGGTGCTGGGCTACATCGTCGACATCGTGAAGCAGCGGCCCGACCTCATCATCCTCACGGACGACGTGTACGGCACCTTTGCCGACAACTTCACCTCGCTGTTCGCGATGTGTCCGCACAACACCATCCTGGTGTATTCGTTCTCGAAGTACTTCGGTGCCACCGGCTGGCGCATGGGCGTGGTCGCCACGCACGAGGACAACATCCTCGACCGCAAGATCGCCGCCCTGCCCGAAGCCAAGCGCCGGGAACTCGACGCGCGCTACAGCTCCATCACCACCGAGCCGCGAAAGCTGAAGTTCATCGACCGCCTCGTGGCCGACAGCCGCACCGTGGCGCTCAACCACACGGCCGGCCTTTCCACGCCGGTGCAGGCGCAGATGGTGATGTTCTCGCTGTTCTGCCTCATGGACGAAGGCGAGACCTACAAGAAGTCGATGAAGCACATCGTCTCGCGCCGCAAGGAAGCGCTGTACCGCGAGCTGGGCCTGCCGCTGCCGCCCGACCCGAACTCGGTGAGCTACTACCACCTGCTCGACCTGCAGGACATCGCCACGCAGATGCACGGCGAACGCTTCGGCAAGTGGATTCTCACGAAGCTGCAGCCGAACGAAGCGCTGTTCCGCATCGCCTCCGAAACCAGCATCGTGCTGCTGCCCGGGCGCGGCTTCGGCGGCAAGCACCCGTCGGGACGCGTGTCGCTGGCCAACCTCAACGAGTACGACTACGCGAACATCGGGCGCTCGCTGCGCAAGATGGCTTCGGAGTACTTTGCGATGTTTGAGAAGGAAACCGGCGGGAGCGGCAAGGAGCGCAGCGCTGGAAAGGCGGCCAAGGGCGGCATCGGCAAAACCACTGTCGTTAAACCCGCAAAACGCAGCAAAAAGTAG